In a single window of the Amycolatopsis sp. cg5 genome:
- a CDS encoding response regulator gives MTVRVIVADDQEIVRTGLTMMLDAQPGIEVIGQAEDGRQAVDLATRLRPDVCLFDIRMPELDGIEATRLLAGPEVADPLAVVVITTFDLDEYVYAALRAGARGFLLKNAGTQLLSQAVHAAAAGDALIAPSVTARLLNAFVSSGRAKPKQPIEPLTDREEQVLRTVARGRTNAEIATELYITLNTVKTHVASLMAKIGARNRVEIVMWAYETGRTGAPGS, from the coding sequence ATGACCGTCCGGGTGATCGTCGCCGACGATCAGGAGATCGTGCGTACGGGGCTCACCATGATGCTCGACGCCCAGCCCGGCATCGAGGTCATCGGCCAGGCCGAGGACGGGCGGCAGGCCGTCGACCTCGCCACGCGCCTGCGGCCGGACGTGTGCCTGTTCGACATCCGGATGCCGGAGCTGGACGGCATCGAAGCCACCCGGCTCCTGGCCGGTCCGGAGGTCGCCGACCCGCTCGCCGTCGTCGTCATCACGACGTTCGACCTCGACGAGTACGTGTACGCGGCGCTCCGGGCGGGCGCGCGCGGGTTCCTTCTCAAGAACGCGGGAACACAGCTGCTTTCCCAAGCCGTCCACGCCGCGGCGGCGGGCGACGCGCTCATCGCGCCGAGTGTCACCGCGCGGTTGTTAAACGCTTTCGTGAGCAGCGGGCGAGCTAAGCCGAAGCAACCCATCGAACCGTTGACGGACCGGGAAGAGCAGGTGCTCCGCACAGTCGCTCGCGGGCGGACCAACGCGGAGATCGCGACCGAGCTGTACATCACGCTGAACACGGTCAAGACCCACGTCGCGAGCCTGATGGCGAAGATCGGCGCACGCAATCGCGTCGAGATCGTCATGTGGGCTTACGAAACCGGCCGCACCGGCGCTCCGGGGTCGTGA
- a CDS encoding DUF2306 domain-containing protein, with product MATTTAAPKKHKDWRILTGLLLLCAFPIFAGSLRLAELTGGAPITPENARFFAVPVPVIVHIIAASLFCVMGAFQFAPGLRRRRLGLHRVSGRALVPLGLAAALSALWMTFFYPSPPGDGPLLFAFRVVFGSGMAVALVLGTVAVLRRDIRRHRAWMIRGYAIGMGAGTQVLTHVPWALAFGAPGELTHALLMAAGWVINLVVAERVIRQP from the coding sequence GTGGCAACGACAACCGCGGCACCGAAGAAGCACAAGGACTGGCGGATCCTCACGGGTTTGCTGCTGCTCTGCGCCTTCCCGATCTTCGCGGGCTCATTGCGCCTGGCCGAACTGACGGGCGGCGCGCCGATCACCCCGGAGAACGCCCGCTTCTTCGCGGTGCCGGTCCCCGTGATCGTGCACATCATCGCGGCCAGTCTTTTCTGTGTGATGGGTGCGTTCCAGTTCGCGCCCGGCCTTCGAAGGCGCAGGCTCGGCCTGCACCGGGTCTCCGGGCGCGCGCTGGTGCCGCTGGGCCTGGCCGCGGCGCTGTCCGCGTTGTGGATGACCTTCTTCTATCCGTCGCCGCCGGGTGACGGGCCGCTGCTGTTCGCGTTCCGGGTGGTGTTCGGTTCGGGTATGGCCGTCGCGCTCGTGCTCGGCACCGTCGCGGTGCTGCGGCGGGACATCCGGCGGCATCGGGCCTGGATGATCCGTGGCTACGCGATCGGCATGGGCGCGGGCACGCAGGTCCTGACCCACGTGCCCTGGGCCTTGGCCTTCGGTGCGCCGGGCGAGCTCACCCACGCGTTGCTCATGGCCGCCGGCTGGGTGATCAACCTCGTCGTGGCCGAGCGGGTCATCAGGCAGCCCTAG
- a CDS encoding helix-turn-helix transcriptional regulator, producing the protein MRRLRLRQGLTQRDLAEAIECDESQMSKVELGERALKRLELTAILAMLTIDDAERSELLVLGDKARELPTSPRNANLLPRTLRRLASYEADASEIFCTTTAFIPELLRVPDYVRAAAKTSFTPTRTSLDALVDFTAHRQKVLYQQKRIWFGIGEYALKDRTGGSLCMPEQLRFLLDIIDARSNVRVQVVPIAAMTHPLLTGVVTGLRFGDVVPDVVHQSSFEDGTFSENVTVTRACFRAFATLRRRAMSPETSRQFIARRCADLPEQAGE; encoded by the coding sequence TTGCGACGTTTGCGTCTGCGCCAAGGCCTGACGCAGCGCGACCTCGCCGAGGCGATCGAGTGCGATGAGAGTCAGATGAGCAAGGTTGAGCTAGGCGAACGCGCGCTCAAAAGACTTGAACTCACCGCGATACTTGCCATGCTCACCATTGACGATGCCGAGCGTTCAGAACTGCTGGTGCTGGGCGACAAAGCCAGAGAGTTGCCGACGTCTCCGAGGAACGCCAACTTGCTGCCAAGAACCCTGAGGCGGCTAGCCAGCTACGAAGCTGACGCGTCAGAGATCTTTTGCACCACTACCGCGTTTATCCCTGAACTGCTGCGGGTTCCCGACTACGTCAGAGCAGCGGCCAAGACCTCGTTCACGCCTACGCGGACGTCGTTGGATGCGCTGGTGGATTTCACCGCGCACCGGCAGAAAGTCTTGTACCAGCAGAAGCGGATTTGGTTCGGTATCGGCGAATACGCGCTCAAGGATCGGACCGGCGGAAGCTTGTGCATGCCCGAGCAACTGCGATTCTTGCTTGACATCATCGACGCGCGTTCTAATGTCCGTGTTCAGGTGGTGCCGATAGCCGCGATGACGCATCCACTGCTCACCGGCGTGGTGACCGGGCTCCGTTTTGGTGACGTCGTCCCGGACGTGGTTCACCAATCGAGCTTTGAGGACGGGACCTTCTCCGAGAACGTAACCGTGACGCGCGCCTGTTTCCGTGCTTTCGCCACGTTGCGCAGACGGGCAATGTCACCGGAGACCAGCCGCCAGTTCATCGCACGGCGATGCGCAGACTTGCCAGAGCAGGCGGGCGAATGA
- a CDS encoding WhiB family transcriptional regulator, whose amino-acid sequence MTEFDYQRMAARLDRFADVPDDVLADVVTRDGLWLRAFDRDNVSDLTEDDPSDRELAARLCAGCPVIDECLELDLRAAGADTVGVWGALPDTDRRALYPVWLSRRGGERR is encoded by the coding sequence ATGACCGAATTCGACTACCAGAGGATGGCTGCTCGACTCGACCGGTTCGCCGATGTGCCGGATGACGTTCTTGCCGACGTGGTGACCAGGGATGGTTTGTGGCTGAGGGCGTTCGACCGGGACAACGTGTCGGATCTGACCGAGGATGATCCGTCCGACAGGGAGCTGGCCGCGCGGCTGTGTGCCGGGTGCCCGGTGATCGATGAATGCCTTGAGCTAGATCTTCGTGCCGCTGGTGCCGACACGGTCGGGGTGTGGGGTGCGTTGCCGGATACCGACCGGCGCGCCCTGTACCCGGTGTGGCTGAGCCGTCGGGGAGGTGAGCGGCGATGA
- a CDS encoding sensor histidine kinase, which produces MTDLFRSTWHEPRPPGAPLWPRRDRVLVAALVTAAVLEGVLRTDLPWRVVSVVVVAALAPTLLWRRSRPLLMVVIAFGSSAAVELVTAGLASASYTMAFLLILPYALVRWGSGRELVLGAAVVLGRVVLSGLMGHTSAGDLFGGTVVLFATCALGAAFRYRAGARRREFDQVKLLERERLARDLHDTVAHHVSAMAIRAQAGLATMESRPEAAAEALRLIESEAAAALDEMRAMVHVLRRDQPAQLTPGQGLADLPKLASASRPTVDVVISDEIGEVSPSVGSAIYRLAQESVTNARKHARHATRIEVTVAADATSVHLRVSDDGDGGPVRTAPGYGLLGMIERADLLGGSCEAGPDPGRGWTVRARLPRAGASA; this is translated from the coding sequence GTGACCGACCTGTTCCGCTCGACCTGGCACGAGCCGCGGCCGCCCGGTGCGCCACTGTGGCCGCGGCGCGACCGGGTGCTCGTCGCCGCGCTCGTGACGGCCGCGGTGCTCGAAGGCGTGCTCCGGACGGACCTGCCATGGCGCGTGGTGTCCGTGGTGGTCGTCGCCGCGCTGGCGCCGACGTTGCTGTGGCGGCGCAGCAGGCCGCTGCTGATGGTCGTGATCGCGTTCGGCTCCTCGGCGGCCGTCGAGCTGGTGACCGCCGGTCTCGCGTCGGCGTCCTACACGATGGCGTTCCTGTTGATCTTGCCGTACGCGCTGGTCAGGTGGGGTTCGGGACGCGAGCTCGTGCTCGGCGCGGCTGTCGTGCTCGGCCGGGTCGTGCTCTCCGGCCTGATGGGGCACACCAGCGCGGGCGACCTGTTCGGCGGAACGGTCGTGCTGTTCGCGACCTGCGCGCTCGGCGCCGCGTTCCGGTATCGGGCGGGTGCGCGGCGGCGTGAGTTCGATCAGGTCAAGCTGCTGGAGCGCGAACGGCTCGCGCGGGATCTGCACGACACGGTCGCCCATCACGTCTCGGCGATGGCGATCCGCGCGCAGGCGGGGCTCGCGACCATGGAGTCGCGACCGGAAGCCGCGGCCGAGGCGCTGCGCCTGATCGAGTCGGAGGCGGCGGCCGCGCTCGACGAGATGCGCGCCATGGTCCACGTGCTGCGCCGCGACCAGCCCGCCCAGCTGACGCCCGGTCAGGGCCTCGCCGATCTGCCCAAGCTCGCGAGCGCGAGCAGGCCGACGGTCGACGTGGTCATCTCGGACGAGATCGGCGAGGTGTCGCCGTCGGTCGGGAGCGCGATCTATCGCCTAGCGCAGGAATCGGTCACCAACGCCCGCAAACACGCCCGGCACGCCACGCGCATCGAGGTCACGGTCGCCGCCGACGCGACTTCGGTCCATTTGCGCGTCAGCGATGACGGCGACGGCGGCCCGGTCCGGACGGCGCCCGGCTACGGACTGCTCGGCATGATCGAGCGCGCGGACCTGCTCGGCGGTTCCTGCGAGGCGGGCCCGGATCCCGGGCGAGGCTGGACCGTGCGCGCCCGGCTGCCACGCGCGGGCGCGTCGGCATGA
- a CDS encoding MBL fold metallo-hydrolase, protein MKITVIGCSTPYPRANRPCSGYLLSSADTAILLDCGSGVFAALLEHVDPKTLAAVWVSHMHPDHFADLAALANWALNTEEAPKLRIFGPMNWDKRLNSFISPDPAVDTVKDIFEVRYIGDGDTATIGDIELTSRLVRHSVPTFGVRAQDAKGNIFSYSGDTGMCDGVNELARDADIFLCEAGSSEPVPYHLTAAQALEIAQRGNAGRLLVTHVPEGVTVRVPEGGSVPSELVKPGDEWTVGE, encoded by the coding sequence GTGAAAATCACAGTAATCGGTTGTTCGACGCCGTACCCGCGTGCGAATAGGCCATGTTCGGGTTACCTGCTTTCCTCGGCAGATACGGCAATCCTTCTAGACTGCGGCTCAGGAGTCTTCGCTGCACTACTAGAACATGTCGACCCGAAAACGTTGGCCGCCGTATGGGTGTCCCACATGCATCCGGATCATTTTGCCGATCTCGCCGCTTTAGCAAACTGGGCACTGAACACCGAGGAAGCGCCAAAGCTCCGAATCTTCGGACCGATGAATTGGGACAAGCGGCTAAACTCGTTCATTTCTCCGGACCCTGCGGTTGACACCGTGAAAGATATATTCGAGGTCCGATATATAGGCGACGGAGACACCGCCACTATTGGAGATATCGAGCTCACAAGCCGACTGGTGCGGCACTCTGTCCCGACTTTTGGCGTTCGCGCCCAAGACGCTAAAGGCAACATATTTTCCTATTCGGGCGACACTGGAATGTGCGATGGCGTGAACGAACTAGCACGCGATGCTGACATATTCTTGTGCGAAGCGGGTTCAAGTGAGCCAGTCCCGTACCACCTAACCGCCGCGCAGGCTCTAGAAATCGCGCAGCGAGGCAATGCAGGAAGACTGCTTGTGACACATGTGCCGGAAGGTGTCACAGTTCGCGTGCCCGAAGGGGGGTCGGTCCCTTCTGAGCTGGTGAAACCCGGCGATGAGTGGACTGTCGGCGAGTAA
- a CDS encoding helix-turn-helix domain-containing protein: MANGARRCTGCRCVLAVDNTAALCSKCLRDQRDQLLGPPRNLRPEFFDTDEFRRAFNSQQIGNVFKAYRHHPRWLKLLGKALNQEVLGRWLGLNQGQVSKLENGKDEDNIKVLREYATILCLPHDELWFRFPNEGAIVVRGENGSAASGFVFGWQDPAFEASIKQLGQKAAGAALVALAASESAAFGLRHQVAEIHSSTMEQIEEEVRRLSIDFIAADPLNTFLRSRRLRDDIFTLLDQRAFPQQQALLYGYAARTCGYLAAAASDFYGKYEAASDQCRVARQFSEVANIPELRSWVLGIESGIAFWRDDWKRAANLAERSLQLAVTRSGVMRATSMRARALARLGNREQLHEVISASEASSIDGTSDDENGMILFSEDNHLRCLGTANLWVGESHQAREQLSQALTAYLANAPENFAVIAVIRADIAQSFLMERNVDGAAEALAPLYEVDTNMRLEGALRRMRNLSRILQSENYKSSIQARELVVNIDSFTAGVEEQMNQLPEDA; this comes from the coding sequence GTGGCCAATGGCGCGCGACGCTGCACCGGTTGTCGCTGTGTGCTGGCTGTCGACAACACGGCAGCTCTGTGCAGTAAGTGTTTGCGCGATCAGCGCGATCAGCTTTTGGGACCACCGCGAAATCTGCGTCCAGAATTCTTCGATACTGACGAATTCCGACGCGCTTTCAACAGTCAGCAAATCGGAAATGTATTTAAAGCGTATCGCCATCATCCTCGCTGGCTTAAGCTACTCGGCAAGGCATTGAATCAAGAAGTCTTGGGCCGATGGCTGGGTCTAAACCAAGGCCAGGTCAGCAAGTTAGAGAATGGCAAGGACGAAGATAACATCAAAGTTCTGAGAGAGTACGCAACGATTCTTTGCTTGCCTCATGATGAGCTGTGGTTTCGCTTTCCTAACGAGGGTGCCATCGTTGTCCGCGGCGAAAATGGCTCCGCGGCTTCTGGTTTCGTCTTCGGGTGGCAGGACCCGGCTTTCGAGGCTTCCATTAAACAGCTAGGACAAAAGGCGGCCGGTGCCGCTTTGGTTGCCTTGGCGGCATCAGAGTCGGCTGCTTTTGGATTGAGGCATCAAGTGGCTGAAATTCATTCGTCAACAATGGAACAGATTGAAGAAGAAGTTCGACGACTTAGTATCGATTTCATAGCTGCTGATCCCCTGAATACGTTCCTGCGTAGCCGCAGGCTGCGCGATGATATTTTCACATTGCTCGACCAGCGCGCTTTCCCGCAACAGCAAGCCTTGTTGTACGGATACGCTGCTCGCACCTGCGGTTATCTGGCGGCAGCTGCCAGCGATTTCTACGGAAAGTACGAAGCCGCGTCCGACCAATGTCGTGTCGCTCGCCAGTTTTCCGAGGTGGCGAATATCCCCGAGCTGCGCTCATGGGTGCTCGGAATTGAGTCAGGTATCGCCTTCTGGCGTGACGACTGGAAACGTGCCGCTAACCTGGCCGAACGTTCGCTACAGCTTGCAGTGACCCGCTCTGGCGTAATGCGAGCAACATCTATGCGCGCACGTGCGCTAGCCCGCCTGGGAAACCGGGAGCAATTGCACGAGGTCATATCGGCATCGGAAGCTAGCTCTATCGACGGCACCAGTGACGACGAGAACGGGATGATCCTCTTCTCGGAAGACAACCATCTTCGATGCCTTGGCACGGCAAATCTATGGGTTGGAGAATCGCATCAAGCCCGCGAGCAACTGTCACAGGCTTTAACCGCATACCTCGCTAACGCGCCGGAAAACTTTGCTGTTATCGCCGTAATACGTGCTGACATCGCTCAGTCGTTCCTGATGGAACGCAATGTGGACGGCGCGGCAGAAGCCCTTGCGCCATTGTACGAGGTCGATACCAACATGAGACTTGAGGGCGCACTGCGAAGAATGCGTAACCTAAGTCGTATTCTACAATCTGAAAACTACAAGAGTTCAATTCAAGCGAGGGAGCTAGTGGTCAACATAGACTCCTTTACGGCAGGCGTCGAAGAGCAAATGAATCAGCTGCCGGAGGACGCGTGA
- the ribH gene encoding 6,7-dimethyl-8-ribityllumazine synthase: protein MSGEGRPEVELDLSDCRNLKLAIVCTRWHAKITDALLENALAAAREAKLEEEPTVVRCAGAVELPVVAQALARDHDAVVALGVVIRGGTPHFEYVCDAVTAGLTRVALDESTPVGNGVLTCDTEEQALDRSGLPGSKENKGHEATVAALDTAHVLRGLRQPWTEKGFV from the coding sequence GTGAGTGGTGAAGGACGTCCCGAGGTCGAGCTCGACCTCAGCGACTGCCGCAACTTGAAGCTCGCCATCGTCTGCACCCGATGGCACGCGAAGATCACCGACGCGTTGCTGGAGAACGCGCTGGCGGCCGCGCGGGAGGCGAAGCTCGAAGAGGAGCCGACCGTGGTCCGCTGCGCGGGCGCCGTCGAGCTGCCCGTGGTCGCGCAGGCGCTGGCGCGCGACCACGACGCGGTCGTCGCGCTCGGCGTCGTCATCCGCGGCGGCACCCCGCACTTCGAGTACGTGTGCGACGCGGTGACCGCCGGGCTGACCAGGGTCGCGCTCGACGAGAGCACCCCCGTCGGCAACGGCGTGCTCACCTGCGACACCGAAGAGCAGGCGCTGGACCGTTCCGGGCTGCCCGGCTCCAAGGAGAACAAGGGCCACGAGGCGACCGTGGCCGCGCTGGACACGGCGCACGTGCTGCGCGGCCTGCGTCAGCCGTGGACCGAAAAGGGTTTCGTGTGA
- a CDS encoding Imm1 family immunity protein, with protein sequence MTASLTNEVACVARSMRESLELIDDTLKLEHLDWESVLYVGDTEYYQTKSGPVPNHQMRVSVRPSSGYGALNYMDHSDSGTPIMNSYNPKRPLPSIDLVFNGSTGAVFPQTAILPIADIRRALVEWIETRSRPTCIKWLPYDMH encoded by the coding sequence GTGACAGCTTCGCTCACCAATGAAGTCGCCTGCGTTGCGCGCAGCATGCGGGAGTCGCTGGAGCTGATTGACGACACGTTGAAGCTCGAACACCTGGATTGGGAATCCGTTCTATATGTCGGCGACACCGAGTATTACCAGACCAAAAGCGGCCCTGTTCCCAACCATCAAATGAGGGTCAGCGTACGCCCTTCTAGCGGTTACGGTGCGCTCAACTACATGGATCACTCTGACTCTGGCACCCCGATTATGAACTCGTATAACCCCAAGCGTCCTCTGCCGTCGATCGACCTCGTGTTCAACGGCTCTACAGGAGCAGTCTTTCCACAGACGGCAATCCTTCCAATCGCGGATATTCGGCGCGCACTGGTCGAATGGATAGAAACTCGTTCGCGCCCAACATGCATTAAATGGCTTCCGTACGACATGCACTGA
- a CDS encoding PH domain-containing protein, with the protein MTASEQQVVCRPRKALVVCSLLAVFLLAAFTTVGVLLRNSKTGAIFQVADQAAMIGIGVLLAAGTMLFAMPRVRADAQGIEVRNVLLTKRFGWHEVLSVSFPDGASFARLELPEDEYHSVMAVQSVDRLHAVEAVRALRKLHKAAWEGHTGTM; encoded by the coding sequence ATGACCGCTTCGGAGCAGCAGGTCGTGTGCCGTCCGCGCAAGGCGTTGGTGGTGTGCAGCCTGCTGGCCGTGTTCCTGCTGGCGGCCTTCACCACGGTCGGCGTGCTGCTGCGCAACTCGAAGACCGGCGCGATCTTCCAAGTGGCCGACCAGGCTGCGATGATCGGCATCGGGGTGCTGCTGGCGGCGGGCACGATGCTGTTCGCGATGCCGCGCGTGCGTGCCGACGCACAGGGCATCGAGGTCCGCAATGTGTTGCTGACCAAGCGGTTCGGCTGGCACGAGGTGCTTTCGGTCAGTTTCCCCGACGGCGCCTCGTTCGCCAGGCTGGAACTGCCGGAGGACGAGTACCACTCGGTCATGGCGGTGCAGTCGGTGGACCGATTGCACGCCGTCGAGGCGGTGCGCGCGCTGCGGAAACTGCACAAGGCGGCGTGGGAAGGCCACACCGGCACGATGTAG
- a CDS encoding helix-turn-helix domain-containing protein has translation MKLGKLVPDDSAPVFLRCMRETRGLTRADLAKRAGISEQTVRRVESAKRPLWSLAVMAAWADALGIGRVLLVSMLLRDYESGQGGWS, from the coding sequence ATGAAGCTGGGGAAGCTGGTACCGGACGATTCGGCGCCTGTCTTCCTGCGATGCATGCGCGAGACTCGCGGGCTGACACGGGCCGACTTGGCTAAGCGGGCCGGTATCAGTGAGCAGACGGTCAGGCGTGTCGAGTCAGCTAAGCGTCCATTGTGGTCTCTGGCGGTCATGGCAGCGTGGGCTGACGCCCTCGGCATAGGCCGTGTGCTGCTTGTGTCGATGTTGTTGCGGGACTACGAGTCGGGGCAGGGAGGTTGGTCATGA
- a CDS encoding recombinase family protein: MSASAPRKRRFKKQVSERPPVVPFTPEGDAALCYSRQSHFTDESTSNATQTRDTHRYCNAYDLPIVETVQDLHVSGDLEPHKRAGLKDWLTDAPPQPWKTLVVPKLDRLVRNVMDALTLLEWLRARGKRLIAIAEGIDSSNSMSEFMITLIAAFARMERERMKERFRSARATLKDEGRWGGESHLYGTMPVEIPGKGGWILGLDPYAVKILHKLSKQAQDGKGLTAMCDWLTANKVVTPRDRQAQLAAERRGEDAATAELKGYEWSPGTLRALLEHPDLVDLGIFEPAEQSAISAKLEEKASRKTRGSNQPYGFSGILVCPDCLTPLWHRICGQKRVRKDGSTKEYEYLYWRCPTRKHGPSLRGDEIEPLAEKAFFKLFAMVPVRERIVLPPTSHANEIAKLERDYARQMAKVARVKSIDDRRRVIADGDKILADIDVLRALPADPGGVQWVPTDRTWQEELEGKTAEEKRLRWLDVGFTFAPKKLPDGSVWGGWRMPEGWQEAMPEVAEWQERVGGTGDVINVTSLLEEPAETGHDGD, translated from the coding sequence ATGAGCGCATCGGCACCCCGAAAGCGGAGGTTCAAGAAGCAGGTAAGCGAGCGGCCACCGGTCGTTCCGTTCACCCCGGAGGGTGACGCGGCGTTGTGCTACTCCCGTCAGTCGCATTTCACGGATGAGAGCACGTCCAATGCGACTCAGACGCGGGACACGCACCGGTACTGCAATGCCTATGACCTCCCGATCGTGGAGACCGTGCAGGATCTGCACGTCTCCGGCGACTTGGAGCCGCACAAGCGGGCAGGGCTCAAGGACTGGCTGACCGATGCGCCGCCCCAGCCGTGGAAGACGCTTGTGGTTCCGAAGCTGGATCGGCTGGTCCGGAACGTGATGGACGCGTTGACGTTGCTGGAGTGGCTGAGGGCACGCGGTAAGCGGCTGATCGCGATCGCTGAGGGCATCGACTCCAGTAACTCGATGAGCGAGTTCATGATCACGCTCATCGCTGCTTTCGCGCGGATGGAGCGGGAGCGGATGAAGGAGCGCTTCCGCTCCGCGCGGGCGACGCTGAAGGACGAGGGTCGGTGGGGTGGGGAAAGCCACCTGTACGGCACGATGCCTGTCGAGATTCCCGGTAAGGGCGGTTGGATTCTTGGGCTGGACCCGTACGCGGTCAAGATCCTGCACAAGCTATCCAAGCAGGCCCAAGACGGAAAAGGGCTTACCGCGATGTGTGACTGGCTGACCGCGAACAAGGTCGTCACGCCCCGCGATAGGCAAGCGCAGCTAGCGGCCGAACGCCGGGGAGAGGACGCCGCCACGGCTGAGCTGAAGGGGTACGAGTGGTCACCGGGCACGCTTCGCGCCTTGCTCGAACACCCCGACCTGGTTGACCTCGGCATCTTCGAGCCTGCCGAGCAGTCGGCGATTTCGGCCAAACTGGAAGAGAAGGCGAGCAGGAAGACGCGCGGCAGTAACCAGCCGTATGGGTTCTCCGGCATTCTGGTGTGCCCGGATTGCCTGACCCCGCTGTGGCACCGGATCTGCGGTCAGAAGCGCGTTCGCAAGGACGGTTCGACCAAGGAGTACGAGTACCTCTACTGGCGTTGCCCGACGCGCAAGCACGGCCCGTCTCTGCGCGGGGATGAGATAGAGCCGTTGGCCGAGAAGGCGTTCTTCAAGCTCTTCGCGATGGTTCCGGTCCGGGAACGGATCGTGCTGCCGCCGACCAGCCACGCGAACGAGATAGCCAAGCTGGAGAGGGACTACGCGCGGCAGATGGCCAAGGTCGCGCGGGTCAAGTCCATAGATGACCGGCGGAGGGTCATCGCCGACGGAGACAAGATCTTGGCCGATATCGATGTGCTCAGGGCGCTTCCGGCCGATCCTGGCGGCGTGCAATGGGTTCCGACTGACCGGACCTGGCAGGAAGAGCTAGAGGGCAAGACGGCGGAAGAGAAGCGGCTGCGGTGGCTTGACGTCGGGTTCACGTTCGCCCCGAAGAAGCTGCCGGATGGTTCGGTGTGGGGCGGTTGGCGGATGCCGGAAGGGTGGCAGGAAGCCATGCCGGAGGTAGCCGAGTGGCAAGAGCGTGTCGGCGGGACCGGTGACGTGATCAACGTAACTAGTCTGCTTGAAGAGCCCGCAGAGACAGGACACGACGGGGACTGA
- a CDS encoding helix-turn-helix domain-containing protein, with protein MTDTETVKPADDLRLVGAWIRWQRRKKGLSAEQVATRAGCSVSALHAIERSERALTSLDLAVGLADALGIDRGVLLMRAVLNFRYPDPDLSLFTDMSLDGPALQDEMT; from the coding sequence ATGACCGACACCGAGACAGTGAAACCGGCTGATGACCTCCGACTGGTCGGTGCCTGGATTCGTTGGCAACGCAGGAAAAAGGGACTCAGTGCGGAACAGGTCGCCACACGGGCGGGCTGTTCGGTCAGCGCCTTGCATGCCATCGAACGATCGGAACGGGCGCTGACGTCCCTGGACTTGGCGGTGGGACTGGCGGACGCTCTCGGCATCGACCGGGGCGTACTGCTGATGCGTGCGGTGCTGAATTTCCGTTACCCCGACCCGGATCTGAGCTTGTTCACAGACATGTCGCTTGACGGTCCAGCGTTGCAGGACGAGATGACATGA